A genome region from Fervidicoccaceae archaeon includes the following:
- a CDS encoding SLC13 family permease has product MWSPADSYGPWIGLCIVAFLVAALVVRSRAPRVPIWSIMAFTSFISVLSGLVGFDELETVIDLDVILFLIGMFSIIGLADSSGLLEAISLWFIGKFKRRLTLVYGSSLLFGLLSAVAVNDTVALMGPPIALTIARAAGLDPKMMFLLLAFSLTVGSVMTPMGNPQNILIAARSGLDAPFLVFASKLALPTLINLLLVPWVLIKLYGVRDARVELGLIPSEAIKNRRDAALAAVGLISAVCFLVANDVLELRGLPHVERRGIIPFVVASAIYMFSSSPRQLLARVDWGTIVFFIAMFITMEGVWRSGALAPVLGALMSSKETGPEGVLRLAVASLALSQALSNVPFVRLFIAHMRSLGYGGGDAEAWLALAAFSTIAGNLTILGAASNVIVLECLESRMRTTIDFVEFAKRGSIVTAINALVYSAFFAML; this is encoded by the coding sequence ATGTGGTCGCCGGCCGACTCCTACGGGCCCTGGATAGGGCTCTGCATAGTGGCTTTCCTAGTGGCGGCTCTTGTGGTTCGGAGCAGAGCGCCACGCGTCCCCATATGGAGCATCATGGCCTTCACGTCGTTCATTTCTGTCCTCTCGGGCCTCGTGGGCTTCGACGAGCTGGAGACGGTCATAGACCTGGACGTAATCTTGTTCCTCATCGGCATGTTCAGCATAATTGGGCTGGCCGATTCTTCGGGGCTGCTCGAGGCCATTTCTCTATGGTTCATCGGGAAGTTCAAGCGCAGGCTGACCCTCGTCTACGGGTCGTCGCTCCTCTTCGGCCTCCTCTCGGCCGTAGCCGTCAACGATACTGTGGCTCTCATGGGACCTCCCATAGCGCTGACGATCGCGAGAGCGGCCGGGCTCGACCCCAAGATGATGTTCCTGCTCCTGGCCTTCTCGCTGACCGTGGGCTCTGTGATGACCCCAATGGGCAATCCCCAGAACATCCTGATAGCGGCGAGGTCCGGCCTCGACGCCCCCTTTCTGGTCTTCGCGTCTAAGCTCGCCCTCCCCACGCTGATCAACCTCCTCCTCGTCCCGTGGGTCTTGATCAAGCTCTACGGCGTCAGAGACGCGAGAGTCGAGCTAGGCCTCATACCGAGCGAGGCCATCAAGAACAGGAGAGACGCCGCCCTCGCCGCGGTTGGCCTGATATCGGCCGTGTGCTTCCTCGTCGCCAACGACGTTCTCGAGCTGAGAGGGCTGCCGCACGTAGAGCGGAGGGGCATAATACCGTTCGTGGTAGCTTCCGCGATTTACATGTTCTCGAGCAGCCCCAGGCAGCTCCTCGCCAGAGTGGACTGGGGCACCATCGTCTTCTTCATAGCGATGTTCATCACTATGGAGGGCGTGTGGAGGAGCGGGGCGCTGGCGCCCGTCCTCGGAGCCCTCATGAGCTCGAAGGAGACGGGGCCCGAGGGGGTGCTACGCCTAGCGGTGGCCTCCCTCGCGCTCAGCCAGGCTCTTAGCAACGTCCCCTTCGTCAGGCTCTTCATCGCTCACATGAGGAGCCTCGGCTACGGCGGGGGAGACGCGGAGGCCTGGCTCGCCCTCGCCGCCTTCTCGACCATTGCCGGCAACCTGACGATCCTCGGGGCGGCCTCCAACGTGATAGTGCTCGAGTGCCTGGAGTCTCGGATGAGGACCACGATAGATTTCGTCGAGTTCGCGAAGCGCGGATCTATCGTGACGGCGATCAACGCGCTCGTCTACTCAGCTTTCTTCGCGATGCTCTAA
- a CDS encoding ATP-binding cassette domain-containing protein, translated as MREVGLPEDFAGKYPRELSGGQGQRVMIAVVLALRPDLVVADEPTTALDVTVQAKVLTALKENVKRNKMPMIYITHDLALAIQASDRIAVMYAGQVVELSDKFEIFEDPLHPYTRALLSAYPSLST; from the coding sequence CTGAGAGAAGTCGGCCTCCCCGAGGACTTCGCCGGGAAGTACCCGCGCGAGCTCAGCGGCGGGCAGGGGCAGCGAGTCATGATCGCCGTGGTCCTGGCCTTGAGGCCCGACCTCGTGGTGGCCGACGAGCCTACGACGGCTCTAGACGTGACAGTCCAGGCCAAGGTCCTCACCGCGTTGAAGGAAAACGTCAAGAGGAATAAGATGCCTATGATCTACATAACGCACGACTTAGCTCTGGCGATCCAGGCGTCCGACAGGATAGCCGTCATGTACGCCGGCCAGGTCGTGGAGCTCTCCGATAAGTTCGAGATCTTCGAGGATCCTCTCCACCCGTACACCAGGGCTCTGCTAAGCGCCTACCCCTCTCTCTCGACCTGA
- the rimI gene encoding ribosomal protein S18-alanine N-acetyltransferase: MVSVSFRRAEYRDVPKLVEIEERCFGRSEAYGSSQLSALLRCAFLFEVAEVEGEVVGYAVGLLEEGRLAHLISVAVDPAHRRRGIGRALVRRFIEEAERSGAEIAYLEVSERNRAAMSLYSSLGFEVVGKIPKYYSDGSDAYVMALSLRRGEPER; encoded by the coding sequence GTGGTCTCCGTCTCTTTCAGGCGGGCCGAGTATAGAGACGTCCCGAAGCTCGTCGAGATCGAGGAGAGGTGTTTCGGGAGGTCGGAGGCCTACGGCAGCTCTCAGCTCTCGGCCCTCCTGCGCTGCGCGTTCCTCTTCGAGGTGGCCGAGGTCGAGGGAGAGGTCGTGGGCTACGCTGTCGGCCTGCTCGAGGAGGGGAGGCTCGCGCATCTCATCAGCGTAGCGGTGGACCCCGCCCACAGGAGGAGAGGAATAGGCAGAGCCCTAGTGAGGAGATTCATCGAAGAGGCCGAGAGGTCCGGGGCCGAGATCGCGTACCTCGAGGTATCGGAGAGGAACAGGGCAGCTATGAGCCTCTACTCGAGCCTCGGCTTCGAGGTGGTGGGCAAGATCCCGAAGTACTACTCCGATGGTAGCGACGCCTACGTGATGGCCCTCAGCCTCCGCCGCGGGGAGCCTGAGCGCTAA
- a CDS encoding CPBP family intramembrane glutamic endopeptidase has protein sequence MGDPFPALGFSRTSYASTPSFTGLLATPPWRPWASSTLPRLILGERATALLEVCLMVLLVAFAAWLFEAYLSWFALRAWCFKALWVPMILLAIVLPKRDFGAYGFSPENPRFTLKWSLVFVAVFILPAAASIALSEALGAARQAELSPLGIVSETVFLMIFVGLIEEAYFRGYAQSRLNEVFEKRWRRLVFKAWKVNYGVSLPLTSVIFALLHVVNYWNPITSRWEPTWWMPVHILGCFAFGCVAGALREASGDVYVPASLHGGAMTAYTFLSIYANELALNVGLFISWFFFFLSLARFFQEAERLKRPAASPGPSAITRWY, from the coding sequence ATGGGTGACCCGTTTCCCGCCCTGGGCTTCTCTAGGACTAGTTACGCCTCTACCCCGAGCTTCACCGGGCTATTAGCCACTCCACCGTGGAGGCCGTGGGCATCCTCTACGCTCCCCAGGCTCATCTTAGGTGAGCGAGCTACGGCTCTGTTAGAGGTCTGCTTAATGGTTCTCCTCGTCGCCTTCGCGGCGTGGCTCTTCGAGGCCTATTTGAGTTGGTTTGCGCTCCGGGCGTGGTGCTTTAAGGCTCTTTGGGTGCCAATGATTCTGCTTGCCATCGTCTTGCCAAAGAGGGATTTCGGAGCCTACGGCTTCTCGCCCGAGAATCCGCGCTTCACGTTGAAGTGGAGCCTGGTGTTCGTGGCGGTCTTCATTCTACCCGCGGCAGCCTCAATTGCGCTATCAGAGGCTCTGGGCGCGGCTAGGCAAGCCGAGCTATCGCCGTTGGGCATCGTCTCGGAAACGGTCTTCCTCATGATCTTCGTCGGTCTAATCGAGGAGGCCTACTTCAGGGGTTACGCGCAGTCTAGACTCAATGAGGTCTTCGAAAAGCGCTGGCGGAGGCTCGTCTTCAAGGCTTGGAAGGTCAATTATGGAGTGAGCTTGCCTCTGACCTCCGTGATCTTCGCTCTGTTACACGTGGTTAATTACTGGAACCCGATCACGTCGAGATGGGAGCCAACTTGGTGGATGCCCGTGCACATCCTAGGGTGCTTCGCCTTCGGGTGCGTAGCCGGAGCCTTGAGAGAGGCTTCGGGCGACGTTTACGTCCCAGCCTCTCTGCACGGAGGCGCGATGACCGCTTACACGTTCCTATCAATCTACGCGAACGAATTAGCGTTAAACGTCGGCCTCTTCATCAGCTGGTTCTTCTTCTTCCTCTCCCTAGCCCGCTTCTTCCAAGAGGCCGAGAGGCTCAAGCGCCCAGCCGCCAGCCCGGGGCCGTCGGCGATAACTCGTTGGTATTAG
- a CDS encoding twin-arginine translocase subunit TatC, with translation MPKKVVRRPKSPDEELPLELHLEELAERLKRSIIAFLLAFVVITFIPISLEYSYVPLVAVAAREMVEYVLPKTVTWMGRTYNVTLIYVGAFEGFAVLLYVSLLFALIVSSPYIGYQVYAFIEPALYPHEKAAAKRGIAAGLGLFVFGVLLGYFVICPLTLRIMLLLQAVPLPEGSAIVGMTVNNLLSFIIKLCLTTGASFLVPLAVYYLIAFEVLDYSKFEGFNARLAFVVIMLIAALITPDPSGLTMLILALPYYALFVAGVKLGKRRVLAKRAQRRPSSSSKRRDHATTMGA, from the coding sequence GTGCCGAAGAAGGTAGTCAGGAGGCCGAAGAGTCCCGACGAGGAGCTGCCTCTCGAGCTCCACCTAGAGGAACTGGCCGAGAGGCTCAAGAGGAGCATAATAGCCTTCCTCTTAGCCTTCGTCGTGATAACCTTCATCCCGATAAGTCTCGAGTACTCCTACGTCCCCCTCGTCGCGGTGGCGGCCAGGGAGATGGTCGAGTACGTCCTCCCCAAGACGGTCACGTGGATGGGGAGGACGTACAACGTGACCCTGATATACGTCGGGGCCTTCGAGGGCTTCGCCGTCCTACTCTACGTCAGCCTGCTCTTCGCGCTCATAGTTTCCTCCCCCTACATAGGCTACCAGGTCTACGCCTTCATCGAGCCGGCGCTCTACCCTCACGAGAAGGCTGCCGCGAAGAGGGGCATAGCGGCCGGCCTGGGCTTATTCGTCTTCGGGGTCCTCCTCGGCTACTTCGTCATATGTCCCCTGACGCTGAGGATCATGCTGCTGCTCCAGGCGGTACCTCTGCCAGAGGGGAGCGCGATAGTAGGCATGACCGTGAACAACCTCCTGAGCTTCATAATCAAGCTCTGTCTCACCACTGGGGCGTCCTTCCTCGTCCCCCTCGCGGTCTACTACTTGATCGCCTTCGAGGTGCTCGACTACTCGAAGTTCGAGGGCTTCAACGCGAGGCTCGCCTTCGTCGTCATAATGTTAATAGCGGCTCTCATAACTCCGGACCCCAGCGGACTCACCATGCTAATACTCGCTCTGCCCTACTACGCTCTCTTCGTCGCGGGAGTCAAGCTCGGTAAGAGGAGGGTGCTGGCCAAGAGGGCTCAGCGGAGGCCCAGTTCGTCGAGCAAGCGGAGAGACCACGCGACGACTATGGGCGCGTAG